The Camelus dromedarius isolate mCamDro1 chromosome 17, mCamDro1.pat, whole genome shotgun sequence DNA window tctatttttatatatagtagctaacatttgcaaatctcaaactgccaaatttatcccttctcacctcctttccctggtgAGCATAAGATTGTTCATTACTTTCTTAATACCACTTCTGTCCTGCCCCTAAACAATGAAGGTAAAAGGTAAAAATGACAAATGATAATGATAGATGATAAAATGACGAAAGTAAAATATCTGCAATGCTTATGATGAAGGGCTCAAGTCTTTCATGTACAAAATTTCctaaaatcaataagaaaaagacaaaagcctgctaaaaaaaaaaaaaaaaaaagccaaaaggatGTTAACAGAAATTATAAAAGTGGCTAATAAAACATTGTGAGAACAGGCTTTGTAATCAAGAAGTATAATCTAAAGTAATGTAAACTGTTAAAAATCTGACAACACCCGGTGTGAAGGAAAGAATGGTGGGACTCAAACTTTCAGATTCTGATGGGAGGGAAAAATGGGAACAAATTTTTTGAAGAGCAGCTTGGCAAAATTTTTCCAAGGTTAAAACACACATGTCGTCTGACTCAGTCGTCTACTTGTGGGAAAATTTTCTTTAGACCTAGGGACGCATAGCGAACAAGCTTGGAAGTAACCTAAGTTTCCATCACTAGGATGGTGATTAATAAATGATGGTACATGTGCACAAGAGAATCCACACAgcctttaatttttcctttttttatttgcagggtgggtaattaggtttatttgcttatttggtTTTtcactggaggtactggggattgaacccacgatctcgtgcatgctaagcatgtgctctaccacttgagctataccctccccccttacacAGCCTTTAAAGGAGAGTAGGTGGGTGGGAATAGAGTAACAGAGAAAGATGtcaaagactacatttcccagcctcctttgcagttaGGTTGGGGCCGTAGGACCAGCTGAGCCAATGAGATGTAGGatattcattattctttttttggattAAGTCTACACAGTCCAGTGTCTACATTACACTCACAGCACATCTCAGTCTGGACCAGTGTCATTCAAGTGCTCACTAGCCATGACTGGCCGATGGTTCCCTACCATGCTGGATGGCACAGAGGGAAGGACTACAGACGTACAAAGACATCCTAAACATCCCTCAGAAGTATTGTTAGCATTTGTGTTGGTGTGATACGCTTGAAACCGTTTTAGGTAAGGTAAGAAAAGCACATAAGGAAATATGCTATGTGTTTGAGAAGTCAGATTTTCACTGCataaaaaagtatacaaataaaaagtcaaagaatCTAAGAAATACCCTGCAATTTTAAGTTTGCTCAGTTTGCATTGTAAATAGTGACAGGAGCTCAAATGTGGATATGTGACTGATAAATTCCTGTCGCTATTTGCAATTCAAACTTAAATATATGCAGGTACGAGGTTGGCAAGGTACTGCCCTGGATCCCCCACTGCGTGGTCGTCTTGGGCTGGTGCCTCCCCCAGCTGAAGGCCACTGCCTCTCCCAGGGTGCAGCCTTTGGGAGACACCTTCTGCCTGgctgtttctccttcctcccctcagcctGGGAGATAACAGCTCAGCCACCAGCACTGGTGTCACCCTTCACCCTCACTTCTGTAAATAGCTCCTTCTTTTATTGGGGGTGGgaggttaggtttatttatttatttatgtatttttagaggaggtactagggattgaacccaggatcttgtgcatgctaagcacacactctccccCTGAGCTATCCCTTCCCTGTAAATAACTCCTGCTTGAGCTACCTTGATGGATGTGCACCGTCTATTTCTGGTCAGGACTCTGACTGACACAGAAGGAGACGTATTTTTCACAGTCTATTCCTTTATGTCTTTCACAACCTATACTATGTGCACAtattaactctcagaaataaaGTTTGAGATTAAGTACAATGTACCCCTGCGCAGGTGAGACACTATTTCATTGGAATTAAGAGGTGAGGCtgggtggcaggggagggtatagctcaggggtagagtgcctgcttagcatgcatgaggttctgggttcaacccccagtacctccactgaaaaaaaagaggTAAGACTGGAGTCAGAACACCTGGGTTCAAATACCAGCTCTTCCCCCAAGGACACAATGGACAAGACTTAACTCACtatgcctcagctttctcagctgtaaaaaggGAGAATGCCAGCACCTTTCTCATAGGGTTAGAAAACTGAGATAATACACAAAAAGAACACAGAACAAAGCCTGGTCTCTAGTCAGAGCTTACCTAATGTTACCTTTGctgacaaatatttttttaatctacagcTGAAACACGGCAGCTCCAAGTAAGCAGCCTGTGGCTGGCTTCCCTCTGTTGTGAGTACCAGGAGAACTCCTGACACCAGAGTGTGAAGGGAGGCTGCAGGAGCACTGGCCAAGGCATGTGGTGTGAGGTCCAGGCGTGAGCACCGGCAGCTGCCAGCACCACAGAGACAGGCAGCCAGACATTCTCGCCTCCTGATAGGAGAACCCAGCACCAGCTAGGAAGTAGTcctgctccccccccccaacaaaaaaagaatcaaacctgAGTCGGATCAAGCTTCTACACCCAACTACCAAGTCATAAGAAATACAGAAGGCAGAGGACTAGGGGATACAGTCAGCAAAATCCAGGCCCTGGGACCCTCTATAGGATAAACGGCAGTTTCTTCAATAGTGAGGGGGAAAAAGACATGACAGAAGAACCTATAGACTAAAAGAGATTGAAAAGACAAGTAATTTGCTATAATAGGGATGGaacttgaggatattatgctaaatgaaataagccagtcacaaaaagaccaatactaaggtcctactgtagagcacagggaactacattcaactataatggaaaagagtatgaaaaggaatatatgtatgtttatgtatcattgaatcactatgctgtgcaccagaaattaacacaacattgtaaaccgactatactttaaatttaaagaaagaaaagaccagtCCTGTATGATTCTGCTTATATGAGGCAGCCAGAGGAGTCAaaatcagagagacagaaaggagaacgGTGGTTGCCACGCAGgggtgagggggaaggggagtgagCAGCTGGTGTTTAACGGggtcagagtttcagtttgggaagatgagaaagttctggagatggatggtggtgatggctgcacaatgatgtgaatgtacttagcgccactgaactgtacacttacagATGCTTAAAACGGtcacatttttgttaaaaatcaaaCCTTAAAAAGATAACCAAGCGCAATATGTGGACCTTCCTTTGAACCTGATTCAAACGAACAAATAGTAAATTACAGCACACGCACACGTTTATGACATTTCTGAGATAAATGGGACACTGGATACTTGATAACGAGATCAAGGAACTATTGTTAAAATTCTTTTAGGTGTAATAGTTTGGTGGTTatgttggagggaaaaaaaaaaaaagagtccttatcttttagagGTACCACAACTGAACCGCCACAGATGAAGTGATATAACACTGGGATTTGCTTTGTGATGTGGGTGGGAATGAGAGGACGCCCAGGTGGCCTTCTACCTTTACATGTGCTGGAAAGTTGCCGCAATCAAATTATCTCAGTAATGTGAGGCATGCATTGCTTAGGGGcccatttttatttctccaaaagCCTGTGGGCATCTGTGATCAAGCAGGGCTGAGGAGGCGGACCTCTTCTGCAGGTCTGTGCCTGAACACCACACCCACTGTTTCTCCAGAAGCCCCTGCCAAGTCAGAGGCTGATCAAGGCAGGTCTCAGCCACCCCAGTTACCCATTCATACTGAAGCTCAAAAGTCCCTCAAAAGCCACTCAAGTCACCCAGCAGGCATGGGGCTCCCACAGGGACAGATGCCCCATATATCCAGGATACCGCCCACCACTACCTGCTATGGAGAGATAGAAATCCTTGAAGTCCTTGATCTCCCTGGAGCCCTCGCAGGCAGCGAGACACTCATAAAAGGTCTTGAAGAAGTCAGGGAGGGCCAGCTCCATGTCCGTGATGCACGTCCTCCAGTTCTCACCGTTGTAGGCTCGCACGGCTCGGATGAACAGGCtctggaaagcagagagaagccGAGCAAACTCCAGACGTGAAGGGAGGTGGATTTGGATCAGACCTCGTGGAGCTCCACTCCCGTTAGTTCTGGAGAAACCAGGCTCACCCTTAATTCAACAGGAAGCCAGTCGGTGACTCCCTCATGTCTAGACTTTTCTACCCTGTTCACAGGGGCACACTCCTCACTTCACCGAATTCAaaaagtagggggagggtatagctcagcctGACAcacacgaggtcccgggttcaatccccagaagtaataaatagataaacctaattacctaccccctgaaaaaaaaattaaagttaaatcaAAAAGTAGCAAGCCCTTGATAATAAAACCAAGCTTAATGCGGGGAGGTGattttaggtttctttatttgtttttttaaaaatttttttaaacagaggtaatgggaattgaacccaggacctcgtgcatgctaggcatacacaaagctctaccctccccctaaaatCAAGTTTGAATCGAGGAAAAGGGAAAACCATCATGACAAATTGGAGcagtgggtgccaggggctggggctggggcgggggcaaAGGCTTGACTGTATGAGGGAACTTTCTAGCAAAGGAGAATGTTTTCTAAATCATGATTATAGGGGTAGTTACATGGCTGCCTgctatatttgtcaaaactcactgaattaCACACTTGAAATTGGTAAAcaagttttaaataaagtatacTTCATaagggggatttttaaaaatcaggtcagGAAAAAGGTGCAAGCTTATGAGCAGGTTTGGACACCCACCCCCTAACAGCGAAGCAGAAACCAGGAGTACCATGCATCCTGGGGCGGGCGGCCACGTGCCAGACTCAGGAAACTTCCAGGAATTCCTGCTAATTGTCGACCAGGTAAAAGGAGTAACTCGGGCTGAGGAAGCAGCTTGGTCTCACAAGAAATCAGTAGGGATCTTGGACACATGCAGAAACCTGCTAACTTGGAGGAGACAGGACAGGTCTTGAAATAAGCATGAGGCTCTCCATGCGGAGTTTTGTGTCCAGCTGCTCTGGATTTGGGGTCTTGGAGGGCTACCCCTTGGGCCTGGAATTTTCACCAAATTTAAGGCCTCAGGTAAAGAGGGTGGATCTCCTTACACCTCCCAGGCAGGTGGCACCCTGGGAAACAGTCAGGGGCCTTGCCTGGAGACGGGGTAAGGGAGCAGCAACTGCAGGCCGCTGGCTCTGCAGAAGCAGCGGGGAGGCAGCGGCGCAAGGAAGCTGTGCGGAGAGGGGGCCCTGGGCACGCGGGCCGGGGGACAGCCCGCCACGCCCAGCAGGACTCCAAGGAGGGCAGGCGGGCCCAGCTGTCTGCAGTTAAGCACAAGGTGCGGCCCACGTGCACACTGCTCCCCAAACCTGATGAATACAGGCAGGCAAGACAGTACAAAGGCTTCAGTCCTCTTTACGGGAGAATGGGAAAGGAGCAAGCAGCAGACAAGAGATTTCAACAACCTCTGGGAAGACAGAAAGCGGGATTATCACAGAGGAGGGTCTGCAAGGGAGGTGAGCCACACACCCGTAGGCACCTGCAGGCACCGGGGACCACGGAGGCTGGCACGAGGCACAGGACAGAAAGCAGGGCTGAGGGTCCGAGCAGGGCTGCGGGAGCCCTGGGTTCCCTGCAGCGCCCACCTGCTCACTGGACGGATCACATCTCCCAAATCCTCTCCTCGCCAGGGACTGGTGAGCTATTCTAAAGACTCTACCCTTCAAGGCTGAGGGGCCAGGGACgaggcagagcagagctgggtcGAGGGTGGGCGGAAAGCCAGGAAGCAGGTGAGGTCTCCGACTCAGCTGTGAGGCCCCATCACTCTCCCCAGACTGGCTCTCGGACACCAGCAGACAAGCATGGACACCCCAGCAGCCCTGCAGAGGGTTGGAGCATCCTTCCCTGGAAAACTGAAGGCCCCAGGAAAGAGACTGCCCACTCCGTCTGAGGGTCACCACCTGTGGAAAAAGTGAGCTTGCAGTCTGGTTTCACTAGAGGAAACCCTGAGCCAGACCTTGGGATCTAACCGCTCCCACGGGTACTTCTGACACATCCCTGTGTTTTCAACCACGCCCACCCGCCACTGGTACCCAGCCCCCAGAGCGCGACGGCCCTGACAACAGTACGTGCTCAAAGGGCTTAGACTCTTCCCCTTCTTCTGGTCCTCACGTATCCTCATCAGAACTGCCCTCTGCAGATGTGCAGATGTCAGGAGCCTCTAATTGGTCGAGTCAGTCCCCCTAGTGCCTCTGTTCCCTTTCTGCCTTCAGACATagtgtgtgtataaaaatatagGTTTCCTAGTTTCATCAGAAAGGAAGACttacggagaaagacaaatatcacatgatatcatttatatgtagaatctaaaaagaaaggatacaaaggaacttatttacaaactggaaatagactcagtatagatatagaaaacaaaccatggtcaccaaagggaaaaggcattggggggagggataaattaggagtttgggattaacagatacacactgctgtatataaaatagataaacaacaaggacctactgtatagcacaaggaactgtactcaatatcttgtaataacctacaatgggaAAGGatcaaaaaaagaatatatatgtaggtacatgtataactgaatcactgtgctgtacacctgaaactaacacaacactgtgaaccaactatacttcaataaaaagaaatttaaaaaagaagaaatggtgggggagggtatagctcaagtggtagggcgcatgcttagcactcacgaggtcctgggctcaatccccagtacctcctccaaacacaaataaataaacccaattacctcctgcctccaaaaaaatttttttaaaaggaaaaaaaaagaaatgaagacatatttctgtttcttctgttctTGGTCATTTTCAGATGATTTTCAATGCATGTCTTAATTCCACCAGCTTAAAACTGAATGATCAAATGACCATACTTCTAAAATGTGGCATTTGAAGGAAAAGTGGCTTTAAAAGCATCATGGAATGTAAactctcatttttaaatgtatcaagtTTGTGCTAAAAAGGCAATCATTCCTATTGTCATAATATTCATCAAATACCATCAAAAATCACTAGAGGTCCTAAGATGTCAACAGCTGCTCGTTGAGACACCCTTCTTCAACGATTCACATTGCAACTAACCACCGTGTAAAAACCCAAATATACCTCGAATGACTTGGTTTCCAAGTCTTTAACGTAGTCCTCCGCATCAGGCAGGGTCTTGTAATAAGCCATGTTCCTCTTCATCATTTCGTCACCAGGATGCTTCAGCAGAAAGGTGTGAGCAGCTGCAATGGCTTTCGGAAGATTATTTGCCTAAAGTACAAAGGAGAAAGATAAGAGCTACTCACTGGGTGGTGAGCGAGATTTCTGCAAAACAAGAACGGTCTGTTCAGTCCTTCAGCAACTTTGTGCTTCTACACAACGTTTTCAGCTAAGGGTTCAGTGACTTCCAAGGCCCAGCAGGACCTTGTCCAGCCACTCTGGACGAGTGCTCATCCTCTGAAGGTGAGCAGATGGCCTCTGTGTGCCTGTCCCAGCCACACTCCACCGTCTCTGCCCTGCACCATGCCAGGGGGCTAGCTGTAAGGGCTGTCCCAGTGGACCCTCCTGCCTTCTGGCTTCCAGTGGATTCATCAGTGAGAAGCCCACCAGGAGACTGAAGGAGGGGAAGAGGCGATGGCTGGGCTGTGTAGTGTCCTGGCCTGCCCCCTGCACAGTCGCTCTCTTAACTGAAGGTCACACCCCTCCACCTGGTCTCTCCATcccctcccttgccccttctggcctggggtgggggtcacaCCCCACTGTCGCTAGCCTTTGTAAATAACCCCcttattggggtggggggagggataaattgagactTCAGGATTAACATagacacactgctatatataaaatagataaacaacaaggacctactgtatatagcacagggaaatatattcagtattttataataacctacaatggaaaagaatctgaaaaatatttatatatataactgaatcactgtgctgtacacccaaaactaacacaacattgtaaactatacttcaatataaaaaaaaaaacttcattattAAATATTCCGATTACCCGATATGAGTATACTGCATCTTTTCTGCCAGAACCTTGACAGATATATTGATATTTCCCAGGTCCCTCCCAGACCCTCTCCTTCACCATTCTCGACAacccccaccacctcctcacTTTCTCATCCGTTCACTCAGCAAATACGTGTTGAGAGCCTCCTACAGGCCAGGCGTTGTTCGAGGAAGTGGGTCCggaacaatgaacaaaacagtgGGGGAATAAACCCCTGCCTTTATGTACCCTACATACAAGGGAGTGCCCCCTACCTCCCAGCAACCTGGATCAAGAGCCTCTTTTATGTCACCCTGTGTTCTGTCTCCTCCCTTTTCACACCACCCTGAGAGCTAACACGCTTCCAGGCTCTGATCCTCCAAGGACCCAGCAGTGTCTGCATTCCTGGGATGTGGCACAGCTCCCCGGACAAGGCAGGACTCATAAGTACCAGTGACTTGGACACATCATGACTACATCATACTGTCATAAAAGGCGGTCatatttccctctcttttctccatatggGTGCTGGCCGGCTGATTCTGAGTTTCACTGCCTCACGGGAGGTGGCTGTCTGGCCAGATCACAGGAACATGACAAAAGCCCCTGCTCGTGAGGGAACTTGGCGAGTGTGGGAAGAGGAgcaaagtgggagagggagctgcgggaagaagagggaggaagaggaagccccCAGGCAAGAAATAAGTCCCCTGTGGGGTCTGCAGGAGCCCCAGACCTCCAGGTTTTGtacctgcaggcagagcccaggaGAGCAGAGGTCCTCAGGGAGGAATGGTGTCCTGGGGCGGCCAGGAGGGGGCTcaaggggtgggcagagagggttatggacacctccctgtgtggaCACGTGAGCATCAACCAGAGGGGTTCCCCACCCCCATGGGCATCCTGGGATCACGGCATAACCTGGCCGTGGGAGGGGAGGCCCCGTACACGTGCCCAGAGGCTCCTCCAGCCAATCCAGAGGGACACTCGGGAATCAGgtttagagagagaaaataaaggggTATTCGGGACACTCCGGATTTCTGAGAATCAAAGGTAGCACAGGCCTGTGAGGATCTGCCCCAGAGTGCGAGCCCAGTCATCTGGAGACAGTGTCTGCCCTGGAGAAGTGGCGGGGGGTGACGAGGACAGACTCCCAGAGGTCACTGCTGCTATCTGGGGGACTGTGGCCTTGAGAGGGGCTGCCTCTGAAAAAGTTCTAAGGACAGCTTTGCACTTCGGGCTGGGAAAAGGCCAGTCTGGCTGCAGGAATGAAGGGAGGATGTATGAATGCAGCCCTTTTAAAGCATCTGCCAGTGAAATTAGATTCTCTGATTCTCAGAAGAGCCCTTCAAAAGAGGGGCACAGAGCGGGAATCTTAAGGGCTCTCACTCAGGACCTGAGCTTTACAAAATGGAACTCCTTCCTGAAGAGGAAAGGGAGACTTTACTCACTTTAACCCCAGCTTTGCCAGCTGGAGCATGGAGTCCCATCGTGGCAGCTAAACCTCTGAAAGACCCCCAGCAGGTTTTGGAGaagtgggctgggggaggggggcacctACCTTGCCACGGGTTCCTAGGAGACAGCAGCCCCCAGTCGCCTGCTAAGCCAGCCACTCCTAAATCGTGGGGAGGACAGACCCAGGTCCAGGCAAAGGTGGGGTAAGTGTGTGTGCGAGGCAGCCAGCTCTGGCTGCTCAAGAGTCCAACAGTCATCAAGGACTTGATATAGTGCTGGGGCCCACCTTTCCCTCGGCCTGTGGGGAAGATGAGCATTTCATGGAGACAGCAGTCCCAGAGAGAACCCACAGCTCATGACAGGAACTTAAGATAGGCTGGTGGCATGAAAACCAGGGTGGGCTGGAGGGCCACCCACCAGGGGCATGACCCCTTCTCCAAAAGATCACATATCCACACCTCCTCACCTCACTCTGACAGTCTGAACCCCCCAACCCTGTCATCGTGTTCATCTCAGCATTCGTCCTCAATCACTGAGACAGAGGCCTGCAAATCAGAGTGACACAGCCATATCTACCCAAATCCTGCTACGGCACACAGCACTGTGTCTCCAGAGCCTACTATGGCCAGCCTTCCGGTGCCAGGTGGAGTATATGTGTCTATCAtcaattatttttcctctcctcaGAAACAGAGTTTGacaatataaatatcattaaagaaaaaaaatacatcaaccATACATATCACTACCCCAAATCactttttcagtgatttttcagTTGGAGCAAGTAAGTGAAGATTCtggtttatttataaaattctaaaCATTTCCCTATCCTGTAAAGAGATTGCAAACTGCCAAGACAGATGGTATTTTACTGACTTTTAAGTAAGTGATTGTTACAAGACCTACAAAGGGTTTTGAAAAGAAGCTAAGACCTTCCTAACCTTTGAGGATGCCACGATGGAGGAAACCCAGGCCTGATGGTCACAGGGAAAtgttcctcctctcctccctgtaACACTTGTTTCAAATTCACCCGTAAATCAATAGTAAAGAAATCAGAGCTTCCACTATTCTCCCCGTTTAAAAATAAGACGTTTCCCTCTTGATTATGCCTCTCAGATTTGGTTCAGAATGTATTTGCCGAAAGCTctacaaaaaagagagaggattAAACAAGtcatttttaacctaaaaaataGTGCTTGAATGAGTCAGCCTACATTCCTCAGTGTGTTGGGAATGTATTAATCTTACCCCCGGTTCTATTTTAAAACCGTTTTTCATTGCCAGGACAAACACTCACAAAtctgatattttatataaaactgtAACTAGGCATAGAAATAACCCAACTTTCCTCCTATTTAGGGTTTTGTGCTATTTTATGGCTCATATGAATGCAACATACTCGAGGCTCCGTTTCAGGGAAATATGAAAAACAGATCTTGCAGCCCAAAGACTCAcgacaaagttttttaaaaatcgttTTCAATGAGATAAAGTAGAAATTGGGCTTTGAGGTGGCTCTTTGCAAAACTCAGTTAAGACCTTcaaaacctctttatccagtaACAGGGAATTCAGACCACTCTTAAAACGTGTGGGTCCCCACAGTCAAGGACTTTAAAGGACAAGGAACTGCAATTTATGGCTATGTTTAGCCAGCAATCACAGACAGAATCTTAGCAGCCCACAAAAAGGAGGACGACAACTGCGCTACATTCTAGACGAAAGAGAGCCGGCGGAGAGCGCCAGCCCTGATGAAACGCAACGCGGGAGTTCTGCTCCTCCAGGCAGGGAGGTATccctcccaggagccctggcctttcctggcttcagtttcctcctctttaaagGGACCAGCCGGCGCCCCATGTCCTCTTCTGCTCGGTTACTGAAAACACGCCTCACTTGAGAAAAGGAGATTTTAAACGGTATATACCAAAAAAGGAATCCGTCTTCAAATGACAGACACTGTGCTAGACGTTCTAGGTACGTTCTCCGCCTCAGAACAGAAAAGTATTTTCATCTGCAAGACGAAGAATGAGAGGACCAGGATTTAAAAGCGTCCTCTGTCAGCAATGGGTGAGAAAGAACAAGGTCAAGAAGGGGCGGAGGGACACCGCCCAGAGCGAGGAGCGGCGCCCGatccgggggcggggcctgggcggaggggcggggcccgatccgggggcggggcctgggcggaggggcggggcggACTTGCCTTGAAGTAGgcgaactgcaggaacttgtaggGCTCGCGGCGCTGGAAGTCGGCCAGCACTTCGCGGCTGGGCTGCGACTGGCGGAAGGCTGGCAGGCCCTGCTTGCAGCGCTTGAGGCAGTGCGCGCGGCGCAGCAGGCCCCCGAAGAGGCGCAGCTCTGGGTAGCGCGCGAGGCCGGCGGCGGGCTCGGGCTGCGGCGAGGCGCTGCAGTTGCGGTGGCAGAAGGCCTCGCTGTCGCGCAGCAGGCGGTGCAGCCGCAGGCTAATCTCCAGGTAGCCCACGCTCTCCGTCCAGTGCTCGCTGCTGTACTGGTCCAGCGCATGCCGGTAGGCCGACTCCAGCGGCATCAGCTCGTCCCGCGGGAAGCTGCGGAAGCTGTAGCGCTCGTACTGGGCGCGCCCCGAGCGCAGCGCGCAGCCCGCCCACAGCAGCGCCAGCAGCGCCGCGGCCGCGCGGCGCCCCGTCTCCATCGCGCCCggcggaaggaaggaaggaggggagcaagaaggaaaggaagcaggagGACAGCACAACGCGACGAGCGGAATGCTGTGGAGGCGGGGACGCCAGCCTCCGGCCCGCCCCGTCCGGCCGCCCCTCCCCATCCAGTCGGGGGGTCCAGGCGAAGCTGCCCGCGCGGGGAGGGTGTCCTGGGGAGGGCGCGCTGCCCTCTAGTTCCTGCAAGGTCTAACCCGTGATCCAGGGCTCCGCTGTTCGCTCCTTTGGTGACGGCGGTCTGCAAGCCATACGCGCCCTAGTGAATCACAGATAGCGCTGCTTAGACTTTATAATCACTTAGAGGACTTGGGAAAACGCAGATTCCTGGACGtgcccccagagtttctgattcagcaagcctggcgggggtggggtggtctGAATATTTGCAATTCTAGCCGGCACCCTGGTGAGGCTGATGCTGCGATTCTACGGCCTACACTTTGATGGCACAGCGAACGACCTTACATTTCAGTCAGAGAGAAAGGTGGtgcataaataaaaattaataaggatGTCAGGGGCATGGCATTTTGTAAATTATTAAGCTAATCAAGTTGAAGATACACACACTTTATGACTCTGCAATTTCCCTCTTCTGAATACACTCCAGAAATTTGTGTGCATTAAAAGATGTGGATGGAATGTTAAAGGCagtactattattttttttaattccttaaagtttttctttttaagtaatttaCAGAAAAGTGGCAAGGATAGTACAAACAACTCCCATATTTCCCTCATCCACAAATTGCTAAGGTATGccacatttcctttctttatatttatctatatttttttctgattcatttgAGAATAGATTGCATTTTTAAGACACTTACACCTTAATCTTTTAATATGCATGTTCTAAGAATGATAATATAGGCAATGATCAAATTCAGGAAACTTAACATTGCTAGAAGACTAATCTACATTCCCTATTCCAGTTCTGTCAACTGTCCTAATAATGTCTTACACTTTTTAACCCCTGGACAGGATGCAGTCCAAGACCCTGTATTGTGGCTAGTTGTCACTTCTATTTAGTGTTCTGTCATCTGAACCTCTTCTTCAGCTTTTCTTGTTATGTCATTGACATTCTT harbors:
- the CRTAP gene encoding cartilage-associated protein; the protein is METGRRAAAALLALLWAGCALRSGRAQYERYSFRSFPRDELMPLESAYRHALDQYSSEHWTESVGYLEISLRLHRLLRDSEAFCHRNCSASPQPEPAAGLARYPELRLFGGLLRRAHCLKRCKQGLPAFRQSQPSREVLADFQRREPYKFLQFAYFKANNLPKAIAAAHTFLLKHPGDEMMKRNMAYYKTLPDAEDYVKDLETKSFESLFIRAVRAYNGENWRTCITDMELALPDFFKTFYECLAACEGSREIKDFKDFYLSIADHYVEVLECKIQCEENLTPVIGGYPVEKFVATMYHYLQFAYYKLNDLTNAAPCAVSYLLFDPDDKVMQQNLVYYRYHQDKWGLSDEHFQPRPEAVQFFNVTTLQKELYDFAKEHIMDDDEGEVVEYLDDLLELEEPS